Proteins from a single region of Lelliottia sp. JS-SCA-14:
- a CDS encoding sensor histidine kinase → MTSQKLIRRALVVWIILCLLSSVLLYAEQIRRQFWERDREFTALFSGISAVLTQNESVLPLLNGDEDLTALRKKFPQILALEKTHDRALDAARVEPLGDEQYWLYNPWRQIRVRVDLRPLLTAAHEFSPLHINLSATASEPSTAFWHWQRDFPQHTQPFTLTADAEPHWLQISWALFPLLFLGWAGIVAVGAGVVWQRLQRLNAERRAWYYQHARLNTLGEITAGIVHEINQPLTAAQTWIQGAQRQLGQNNPAAVSHALDAARVQTQRIGELLARFREHVVQEKVTLSEVDLAECWQHVGNLLEHERKNEHITVSHHFPPEAARVQADRLWLEQVLHNLLSNAIQAQQENARGWVHITSQRQNEVIEIIMTDGGPGFSPEALENAFMPFYSGREKGIGLGMTLTESLMLRMNGSITLGNAPQGGAKIVLQLEPGKGAAHD, encoded by the coding sequence ATGACCAGCCAAAAATTGATCCGACGAGCCCTGGTGGTGTGGATAATTCTCTGCCTGCTGAGCAGCGTCCTGCTGTATGCCGAACAGATCCGTCGCCAGTTCTGGGAGCGCGATCGCGAATTCACCGCGCTCTTCTCCGGCATCAGCGCCGTGCTGACGCAAAACGAGTCCGTGCTGCCGCTGCTCAATGGCGATGAAGACCTGACGGCGCTGCGCAAAAAATTCCCCCAGATCCTTGCCCTGGAAAAAACGCACGATCGTGCGCTGGACGCCGCGCGCGTTGAGCCGCTCGGCGACGAACAATACTGGCTCTACAACCCGTGGCGGCAGATTCGGGTACGAGTCGATCTGCGCCCGTTGCTCACGGCGGCGCATGAGTTTTCCCCTCTGCACATCAACCTGTCGGCGACTGCCTCAGAACCCTCGACCGCGTTCTGGCACTGGCAGCGCGATTTTCCCCAGCATACCCAGCCCTTCACGCTGACGGCGGATGCCGAACCGCACTGGCTGCAAATCTCCTGGGCGCTGTTCCCGCTGCTGTTCCTCGGCTGGGCGGGGATTGTCGCTGTGGGCGCGGGCGTGGTCTGGCAACGGTTGCAGCGATTAAACGCCGAGCGGCGCGCCTGGTATTATCAGCACGCGCGCCTCAACACCCTGGGGGAGATCACCGCCGGGATTGTGCACGAGATCAACCAGCCGCTGACGGCGGCCCAGACGTGGATCCAGGGCGCGCAGCGCCAGTTGGGGCAGAATAACCCTGCGGCGGTTTCCCATGCGCTCGATGCGGCGCGGGTTCAGACCCAGCGCATCGGCGAACTGCTGGCGCGCTTTCGCGAACACGTGGTGCAGGAAAAAGTCACCCTGAGCGAGGTCGATCTGGCCGAGTGCTGGCAGCACGTAGGCAATTTGCTGGAGCATGAGCGCAAAAATGAGCACATCACCGTCAGCCATCATTTCCCGCCTGAGGCCGCGCGCGTGCAGGCGGACCGGCTGTGGCTCGAACAGGTGCTGCATAATTTGCTCAGCAACGCGATTCAGGCGCAGCAGGAGAACGCGCGCGGCTGGGTGCACATCACCAGTCAGCGCCAGAACGAGGTGATAGAAATCATCATGACCGACGGCGGGCCGGGGTTCAGCCCCGAGGCGCTGGAGAATGCTTTTATGCCGTTCTACAGCGGCAGAGAAAAGGGGATTGGCCTCGGGATGACGCTCACGGAATCCCTGATGCTGCGCATGAACGGCAGTATCACGCTCGGCAACGCGCCGCAGGGCGGGGCGAAGATTGTGTTGCAACTGGAACCGGGTAAAGGAGCCGCGCATGACTAA
- a CDS encoding FAD-NAD(P)-binding protein: protein MKQIAIIGAGPTGIYTLFSLLKNQTPLAVTLYEQGDEAGVGMPYSDEDNSRMMLANIASIEIPPLFSTYLDWLRTQSSAHLARYGVEKSTLHDRQFLPRILLGEYYRDQFVQLVRQARENGFAIKVHESCQVTDLEATPEGVNIWADSQAEPTTYDLAVLATGHVWPDDDESTRSYFPSPWSGLMEAKINACRVGIMGTSLSGLDAAMAVAIQHGDFIEPENQPVEFRLDKGSEALNIVLMSRSGILPEADFYCPLPYEPLTLVSEQAIEAEIAAGSDGLLDRVFSLMVEEIELADPQWSASINLPTLNADSFHDAYFAERHKHDPFSWAQSNLDEVERNKRDKRTVPWRYTILRLHEMVQEIVPHLTRQDRKRFDAGLSRIFIDNYAAIPSQSIRRLLALREAGVISVVALGAEYEMDVQDDRTEIVFDGKKVEFDLFIDARGQKPLKTKDLPFPTLRQQLQENGDEIPDVGEDYTLLAPDSVRGRIAFGALPYLMHDQPFVQGLTVCAEIGEAMAKAITQRASRARRWLPPIEW from the coding sequence ATGAAACAGATTGCGATTATCGGTGCCGGACCCACCGGCATTTACACCCTCTTCTCCCTGCTGAAAAACCAGACACCCCTCGCAGTGACGCTCTACGAGCAAGGCGACGAAGCCGGTGTTGGCATGCCCTACAGCGATGAAGACAACTCGCGGATGATGCTGGCGAACATTGCCAGTATCGAAATTCCGCCGCTTTTTTCGACCTACCTCGACTGGCTGCGTACCCAAAGCAGCGCGCATCTGGCCCGCTACGGCGTGGAGAAATCCACGCTTCATGACCGCCAGTTCCTGCCGCGCATTCTTTTGGGCGAGTACTACCGCGACCAGTTTGTGCAGCTGGTGCGTCAGGCCCGAGAAAACGGCTTTGCGATTAAGGTCCACGAATCGTGCCAGGTCACGGATCTCGAAGCCACGCCTGAGGGCGTCAACATCTGGGCGGATAGCCAGGCAGAACCCACGACTTACGATCTCGCGGTACTCGCCACCGGGCATGTCTGGCCGGACGATGACGAATCGACCCGCTCGTACTTCCCGAGCCCCTGGTCCGGACTGATGGAAGCCAAAATCAACGCCTGTCGCGTCGGCATTATGGGTACGTCTCTTAGCGGACTGGACGCAGCGATGGCCGTCGCCATCCAGCACGGCGACTTTATCGAGCCGGAAAATCAGCCGGTAGAATTCAGGCTAGATAAAGGCAGCGAAGCGCTCAACATCGTTCTGATGTCCCGTTCGGGCATTCTGCCGGAAGCAGATTTTTACTGCCCGCTGCCCTACGAACCGTTAACGCTCGTGAGCGAACAGGCGATCGAGGCGGAAATCGCCGCCGGATCGGACGGCCTGCTGGATCGCGTGTTTAGCCTGATGGTTGAAGAAATCGAGCTCGCCGACCCGCAGTGGAGCGCCTCCATCAATTTGCCGACGCTTAACGCCGACAGCTTCCACGACGCCTACTTCGCCGAGCGCCACAAGCACGATCCCTTCAGCTGGGCGCAGTCGAATCTCGATGAAGTCGAGCGCAACAAACGCGACAAACGTACGGTGCCCTGGCGCTACACCATTTTGCGCCTGCATGAAATGGTGCAGGAGATCGTCCCGCATCTGACCAGACAGGACCGCAAACGCTTTGACGCCGGGCTGTCGCGTATTTTCATCGACAACTACGCCGCCATCCCGTCCCAGTCGATTCGCCGTCTGCTGGCGCTGCGCGAAGCGGGAGTTATCAGCGTGGTGGCGCTGGGCGCAGAGTATGAAATGGATGTGCAGGACGACCGTACGGAGATTGTCTTCGACGGTAAAAAAGTGGAATTCGATCTGTTTATCGATGCCCGCGGGCAGAAGCCGCTGAAAACGAAAGACCTGCCGTTCCCGACCCTGCGCCAGCAGCTGCAGGAAAATGGCGATGAAATCCCGGACGTCGGCGAGGATTACACCCTGCTCGCGCCCGACAGCGTGCGTGGGCGCATTGCCTTTGGGGCGTTGCCGTATCTGATGCACGATCAGCCTTTTGTTCAGGGGCTGACGGTGTGCGCGGAGATTGGCGAGGCGATGGCGAAAGCGATAACGCAACGTGCGTCACGGGCGCGTCGTTGGTTGCCGCCGATCGAATGGTAA
- a CDS encoding ABC transporter substrate-binding protein — protein sequence MATHKKHYHRLALALGLLTAGGFLSTQAQADQLADIKAAGVVKVATFDANPPFGSIDAKTHDIVGYDVDFAKALAKKLGVKLELVATNPANRIPLLQSGKADLIVADITITPERAQVIDFSTPYFVTGQQFLVPAKSADKLDAYSKARIGAVKGTTGEQALHQRFPQSRVLSYDDIPLALTALRNGNVQAITQDSTILAGLLAQAPDKADFKILPDLLSKEEIGVGVKKGETALLKVVNDELVNLEKTGDAAKIYDVWFGPQTQSPQPRAFKIEAQ from the coding sequence ATGGCTACACACAAAAAGCATTATCACAGACTGGCGCTGGCACTGGGTTTACTGACCGCAGGCGGCTTTTTATCGACGCAGGCTCAGGCCGATCAGCTGGCGGATATCAAAGCCGCTGGCGTGGTGAAGGTCGCGACCTTTGACGCCAACCCGCCGTTCGGCTCGATCGATGCCAAAACCCACGACATCGTCGGGTATGACGTCGATTTCGCCAAAGCGCTGGCTAAAAAGCTCGGCGTGAAGCTGGAGCTGGTCGCCACCAACCCGGCGAACCGCATTCCGCTGCTGCAGTCGGGCAAGGCCGATCTGATCGTCGCCGACATCACCATCACTCCGGAGCGTGCGCAGGTGATCGATTTCTCCACACCCTATTTCGTGACCGGTCAGCAGTTCCTGGTCCCGGCAAAATCGGCGGATAAACTGGATGCCTACAGCAAAGCGCGCATCGGGGCGGTGAAAGGCACCACCGGTGAGCAGGCGCTGCATCAGCGTTTCCCGCAGTCTCGCGTGCTCTCTTATGACGATATTCCTCTGGCGTTAACCGCCCTGCGTAACGGCAACGTGCAGGCGATTACCCAGGACAGCACCATTCTGGCGGGCCTGCTGGCACAGGCGCCGGATAAAGCCGATTTCAAAATTCTGCCGGATCTGCTGAGTAAAGAGGAGATCGGCGTGGGGGTGAAGAAAGGCGAAACCGCGCTGCTGAAAGTGGTTAACGACGAGCTGGTCAATCTGGAGAAAACCGGCGACGCGGCCAAAATCTATGACGTCTGGTTCGGCCCGCAAACCCAGTCACCTCAGCCTCGCGCCTTTAAAATAGAAGCCCAGTAA
- a CDS encoding TolC family outer membrane protein has translation MRKILFLGSTLIFASILIPRALALNTPVGTALVPSTSLKESILFAFDRDPSISQQAAQMGIGQAQIDEARSGWMPQVALNGSTGHSQTTDSSGSLKNSASWGLTLTQLVYDFGKTNSSINQTSSQRDSYRYQLMDTLSDVAEKTALSYVEVKRYMDLTQAAEENVKALKNVQRLAQLRSNAGLSSNSDELQTETRIAGMQATVQQYNAALQSARARLAVLTGVNATQLSSLPQSLENKQDSLDTIDYSMIPKVLAASTMETSAQYGVDRAKSQYWPTVSVQGGRTRYESNNRSYWDDQIRLNVEAPLYQGGAVSARVRQAQGARAMATSQVEQARFDVLQKASVAQADWTGARGRMEAGKVQLQNALRTRDIYKNEYTLSKRSINDLLSVEQDVWQATLSKITAEYDGWSSAINYSSATNNLMSLVGIDNNAGVKIPDLS, from the coding sequence ATGAGAAAGATACTTTTCCTCGGTTCGACACTGATATTCGCTTCAATATTAATTCCGCGAGCACTGGCCTTAAACACGCCAGTGGGAACTGCCCTTGTCCCTTCAACTTCATTAAAAGAAAGTATTCTTTTTGCGTTTGATCGCGATCCCTCAATTAGCCAGCAGGCGGCACAGATGGGGATTGGACAGGCGCAAATTGATGAAGCGCGCAGTGGATGGATGCCACAAGTTGCCCTGAATGGCAGCACGGGTCATAGTCAAACCACTGACTCCAGCGGATCGCTGAAGAATTCCGCGTCCTGGGGATTAACCCTGACGCAGCTCGTTTATGACTTCGGTAAAACGAACAGCTCGATCAACCAGACTTCATCTCAGCGCGACAGCTACCGTTATCAGCTGATGGACACGCTGTCTGACGTCGCGGAAAAAACCGCCCTGAGCTACGTTGAGGTCAAGCGTTACATGGACCTGACACAGGCGGCAGAAGAGAATGTTAAGGCGCTCAAAAATGTGCAACGCCTGGCGCAGCTGCGTTCGAATGCCGGTTTAAGCTCCAACTCGGATGAGCTCCAGACCGAGACGCGCATCGCCGGTATGCAGGCAACGGTCCAGCAATACAACGCGGCGCTTCAGAGTGCGCGGGCCAGGCTTGCGGTCCTGACGGGCGTGAACGCGACGCAGCTTTCTTCCCTGCCGCAGAGCCTGGAAAACAAGCAGGATTCGCTGGATACCATTGATTACTCGATGATTCCAAAAGTACTGGCCGCCAGCACCATGGAAACCTCCGCGCAATATGGCGTCGACCGGGCCAAATCTCAGTACTGGCCGACGGTGAGCGTCCAGGGCGGGCGAACGCGCTATGAGTCGAACAACCGTTCTTATTGGGACGATCAAATTCGACTGAACGTTGAGGCCCCTCTGTATCAGGGCGGCGCCGTCTCTGCCCGCGTGCGTCAGGCGCAGGGTGCCCGCGCAATGGCCACCTCCCAGGTGGAACAGGCGCGCTTTGATGTGCTGCAAAAAGCCTCCGTGGCCCAGGCGGACTGGACCGGTGCGCGCGGCAGAATGGAAGCCGGAAAAGTGCAGCTGCAAAATGCCTTACGCACTCGCGATATTTATAAAAATGAATACACCTTAAGCAAAAGAAGTATCAACGATTTGCTCAGCGTCGAGCAGGACGTCTGGCAGGCAACCCTGTCAAAAATAACCGCGGAATATGATGGCTGGAGTTCTGCCATTAATTATTCTTCCGCCACCAATAATTTAATGTCGCTAGTGGGGATTGATAATAACGCCGGCGTCAAAATACCCGATTTAAGTTAA
- a CDS encoding carbonic anhydrase, with the protein MQHIIEGFLSFQKEIFPQRKELFRSLASSQNPKALFISCSDSRLVPELVTQQEPGQLFVIRNAGNIVPPFGPEPGGVSATIEYAVVALGVTDIVICGHSNCGAMKAIADNANLDPMPAVSHWLRYSDAAKAVVENKTWATPTDKVNAMVQENVFAQLSNIKTHPSVAVGLRNNAIRLHGWVYDIESGAILALDKESKTFISLSDNPQIYFE; encoded by the coding sequence ATGCAACATATCATTGAAGGTTTTCTCAGCTTTCAAAAAGAGATTTTCCCGCAACGTAAAGAACTCTTCCGCAGTTTAGCGTCCAGCCAGAATCCCAAAGCGCTTTTCATCTCCTGCTCAGACAGCCGACTGGTCCCTGAACTGGTGACGCAGCAGGAGCCGGGACAGCTCTTTGTCATTCGTAATGCTGGCAACATCGTGCCGCCATTTGGTCCTGAACCGGGCGGTGTCTCTGCGACAATTGAGTACGCGGTTGTGGCGCTGGGCGTGACCGACATTGTGATCTGCGGCCACTCCAACTGCGGTGCGATGAAGGCGATTGCCGACAATGCCAATCTCGATCCGATGCCTGCGGTCTCCCACTGGCTGCGCTACTCCGATGCCGCCAAAGCGGTGGTGGAGAACAAAACCTGGGCAACGCCGACCGACAAAGTGAACGCGATGGTGCAGGAAAACGTCTTCGCCCAGCTGAGCAACATCAAAACCCATCCATCGGTGGCAGTGGGTCTGCGCAATAACGCCATCCGCCTGCACGGCTGGGTGTACGACATCGAAAGCGGCGCGATTCTGGCGCTGGATAAAGAGAGCAAAACCTTTATCTCCCTGTCTGATAATCCGCAGATTTACTTCGAGTAA
- a CDS encoding response regulator transcription factor: MTNVVYLIDDDAAIRESMAFLLSGMNWEVQTFASIEAFTAQHDAEKALTGCLLLDMRMPGKGGLTWLEEGAWPWPLLPVIIMTGHGSVDACRRAFHTGVFEFFTKPLDADKLIETLARAFEESQRRMANWQELKRVKALFEQLTAREHEVLAELMEGRSNKEVAARLNLSPRTVEAHRAALFAKLGVSSLVQAMREYDKLQSV; the protein is encoded by the coding sequence ATGACTAATGTGGTGTATTTGATTGACGACGACGCCGCCATCCGGGAGTCGATGGCGTTTCTGCTGTCGGGAATGAACTGGGAGGTGCAAACCTTCGCCAGCATCGAGGCGTTTACAGCGCAACATGACGCGGAAAAAGCGCTCACCGGCTGTCTGCTGCTGGACATGCGCATGCCGGGCAAAGGCGGTCTCACCTGGCTGGAGGAGGGCGCGTGGCCCTGGCCGCTGCTGCCGGTGATCATTATGACCGGACACGGCAGCGTCGATGCCTGCCGTCGCGCGTTTCACACCGGCGTGTTTGAGTTTTTCACCAAGCCGCTGGACGCCGATAAACTCATCGAAACCCTCGCCCGCGCGTTCGAAGAGAGCCAGCGCCGCATGGCCAACTGGCAGGAGCTGAAACGGGTGAAAGCGCTGTTTGAACAGCTGACGGCGCGTGAGCACGAAGTGCTCGCCGAACTGATGGAGGGGCGCAGCAATAAAGAGGTGGCGGCGCGGCTGAATCTTTCCCCCAGAACCGTCGAAGCGCACCGCGCGGCGCTGTTTGCCAAGCTCGGGGTGAGCAGCCTGGTGCAGGCGATGCGCGAATACGACAAATTGCAATCCGTATAA
- a CDS encoding MBL fold metallo-hydrolase, whose amino-acid sequence MITLCKTCGTSYDTTPARCAICDDERQYVPVGGQQWVSYDTVTQSHTNKWQQLEPGLLSLKTVPKFAINQRAILLQTPHGNVLWDCIATLDPATLTLIKALGGLQAIAISHPHYYTTMQDWAAAFDAPVYLHASDREWVMRDSPALHFWQGDSLDILPGVRLLRLGGHFAGGTVLHWNNDTGVLLAGDILQVTPGADRVSFMWSYPNMLPLPGSAVEGITDRLKAVPFERLYGAFEGQNITENAHEIVMQSGEKYISCMK is encoded by the coding sequence ATGATCACACTCTGCAAAACCTGCGGGACATCCTATGACACCACGCCCGCACGCTGCGCGATTTGCGACGATGAGCGCCAGTATGTGCCCGTCGGCGGGCAACAGTGGGTGAGTTACGACACCGTGACGCAAAGCCATACCAACAAATGGCAGCAGCTTGAGCCGGGCCTGCTAAGCCTCAAAACCGTCCCCAAATTTGCCATCAACCAGCGCGCGATCCTGCTGCAAACGCCGCACGGCAACGTGCTGTGGGACTGCATCGCCACGCTCGACCCGGCCACGCTAACGCTGATTAAGGCGCTGGGCGGACTCCAGGCCATCGCGATTTCCCATCCGCATTACTACACCACCATGCAGGACTGGGCGGCGGCGTTTGACGCTCCGGTCTATCTCCACGCCAGCGACCGGGAGTGGGTGATGCGTGACAGCCCGGCGCTCCACTTCTGGCAGGGCGATTCGCTGGATATTTTGCCCGGCGTCCGGCTACTGCGTCTGGGCGGGCACTTTGCTGGCGGCACGGTACTGCACTGGAATAACGACACCGGCGTCCTGCTCGCCGGGGATATTTTGCAGGTCACACCCGGCGCGGACCGCGTCTCCTTTATGTGGAGTTACCCGAACATGCTCCCGCTGCCCGGGTCGGCGGTGGAGGGGATCACCGATCGCCTGAAAGCGGTACCCTTCGAGCGGCTGTACGGCGCGTTCGAGGGACAAAATATCACTGAGAATGCTCATGAAATCGTCATGCAATCAGGGGAGAAATATATTTCTTGTATGAAATAA
- a CDS encoding GlcG/HbpS family heme-binding protein, with amino-acid sequence MKKFMTVAALVAGMVSVSAQADTLTQKNISLTEANALASAAIQACSAKNYQVSVTVVDRAGVVKAVQRTDNAGPHTVKASEMKAFTALSTKNASGKVMEAAQSNAGAQNMRDVPGFLLLAGGLPVKEGDEVIGAIGIGGAPGGQLDEACAQQALDGLKK; translated from the coding sequence ATGAAAAAGTTCATGACGGTGGCCGCGCTGGTGGCAGGAATGGTATCGGTATCCGCTCAGGCAGATACTTTGACGCAGAAAAATATCTCTCTGACCGAGGCGAATGCCCTGGCGAGCGCGGCGATTCAGGCCTGTAGCGCCAAAAATTATCAGGTGAGCGTGACGGTGGTGGATCGCGCGGGCGTGGTGAAAGCGGTGCAGCGCACCGATAACGCCGGTCCACACACGGTGAAAGCCAGCGAGATGAAAGCCTTCACGGCGCTCAGCACCAAAAATGCCTCCGGCAAAGTGATGGAAGCCGCGCAAAGCAACGCAGGCGCGCAGAATATGCGTGATGTGCCGGGGTTCTTATTGCTGGCGGGTGGTTTGCCGGTGAAAGAGGGCGACGAAGTGATCGGTGCGATCGGTATCGGCGGTGCGCCGGGCGGTCAGTTGGATGAGGCGTGCGCGCAGCAGGCGTTGGATGGGTTGAAGAAGTAG